One window from the genome of Kryptolebias marmoratus isolate JLee-2015 linkage group LG1, ASM164957v2, whole genome shotgun sequence encodes:
- the stx6 gene encoding syntaxin-6 isoform X1, translating to MYYGLPLNHMTIRRICSSASLSHMCFREVEKAVHAAQTLHHRWSQLLQEGGGASKEEIDWTTNELRNSLRSIDWDLEDLDETISIVESNPKKFNLDAAELMKRKAFITSTRHTVKEMKEQMFSPSAASNDGKNKQVLFGECSTQTHIWQTGSDKYSRLDRQLQNANSQFIEEQQVQQQLIAEKQDEQLELVSGTIGVLKNMSERIGMELDEQAVMLDDFGHEMDNTQSRLDNVMKKLAKVSHMTSDRRQWCAIGVLLVILLVVIILFIVL from the exons ATGTATTATGGATTACCTCTGAACCATATGACCATCAGGCGCATCTGTAGCTCTGCTTCTCTGAGCCATATGTGTTTTAGGGAGGTGGAAAAGGCTGTGCATGCCGCTCAGACACTGCATCACAGATGgagtcagctgctgcaggaaggagGTGGAGCCTCCAAAGAGGAAATAGACTGGACAACCAATGAGCTGAGGAACAGCCTGCGCTCTATCGACTGGGACCTGGAGGACCTTGACGAGACCATCA GCATCGTGGAGTCGAACCCAAAGAAGTTTAACCTGGATGCTGCTgagctgatgaagaggaaagCCTTCATTACCAGCACCAGACACACTGTCAAG gaAATGAAAGAACAGATGTTTAGTCCATCTGCTGCCTCCAATGATGGAAAGAACAAACAG GTTCTGTTTGGAGAGTGCAGCACTCAGACTCACATATGGCAGACCGGTTCTGATAAATACAGTCGACTAGACCGCCAGCTCCAGAACGCCAACTCTCAGTTCATCGAGGAGCAGCAGGTCCAGCAGCAG ctgATTGCAGAGAAACAAGATGAACAGCTGGAACTGGTGTCCGGAACCATAGGAGTTCTGAAGAACATGTCAGAGCGAATCGGCATGGAGTTGGACGAACAAGCTGT GATGTTGGACGATTTTGGCCATGAGATGGACAACACTCAGTCCCGACTGGACAACGTGATGAAGAAACTGGCTAAAGTGTCGCACATGACCAGCG atcGCCGTCAGTGGTGTGCAATTGGTGTGCTGCTTGTCATCCTTTTGGTCGTCATCATCCTCTTCattgttctctga
- the stx6 gene encoding syntaxin-6 isoform X2 produces the protein MSMEDPFFVVKGEVEKAVHAAQTLHHRWSQLLQEGGGASKEEIDWTTNELRNSLRSIDWDLEDLDETISIVESNPKKFNLDAAELMKRKAFITSTRHTVKEMKEQMFSPSAASNDGKNKQVLFGECSTQTHIWQTGSDKYSRLDRQLQNANSQFIEEQQVQQQLIAEKQDEQLELVSGTIGVLKNMSERIGMELDEQAVMLDDFGHEMDNTQSRLDNVMKKLAKVSHMTSDRRQWCAIGVLLVILLVVIILFIVL, from the exons ATGTCCATGGAAGACCCGTTCTTCGTCGTTAAAGG GGAGGTGGAAAAGGCTGTGCATGCCGCTCAGACACTGCATCACAGATGgagtcagctgctgcaggaaggagGTGGAGCCTCCAAAGAGGAAATAGACTGGACAACCAATGAGCTGAGGAACAGCCTGCGCTCTATCGACTGGGACCTGGAGGACCTTGACGAGACCATCA GCATCGTGGAGTCGAACCCAAAGAAGTTTAACCTGGATGCTGCTgagctgatgaagaggaaagCCTTCATTACCAGCACCAGACACACTGTCAAG gaAATGAAAGAACAGATGTTTAGTCCATCTGCTGCCTCCAATGATGGAAAGAACAAACAG GTTCTGTTTGGAGAGTGCAGCACTCAGACTCACATATGGCAGACCGGTTCTGATAAATACAGTCGACTAGACCGCCAGCTCCAGAACGCCAACTCTCAGTTCATCGAGGAGCAGCAGGTCCAGCAGCAG ctgATTGCAGAGAAACAAGATGAACAGCTGGAACTGGTGTCCGGAACCATAGGAGTTCTGAAGAACATGTCAGAGCGAATCGGCATGGAGTTGGACGAACAAGCTGT GATGTTGGACGATTTTGGCCATGAGATGGACAACACTCAGTCCCGACTGGACAACGTGATGAAGAAACTGGCTAAAGTGTCGCACATGACCAGCG atcGCCGTCAGTGGTGTGCAATTGGTGTGCTGCTTGTCATCCTTTTGGTCGTCATCATCCTCTTCattgttctctga